tGTGGAGTTAAATTCTTGCATCTGACTCTGGGGAGGAGCCATGGCACAGGGAAGGTGCCGGGAGAAATGAACGGAGCATTCATTGAGAAAGTCAGCTCCACGTGAGTCCCCTCTGCAGGAGACCTTTGCCACATTCTGCGcaattctattttaaaatctagcaacTGGGAGCAGGGACTTGTAGCCATTACCCCAGAGAAGGCGACTTGCTCCTGGACAAAGTGAAACTGAGGACTGAGGCGATGAAAGCTATAGGCAGTTACCATCCATGACTAACATCTAAAGGTCTGTGCTGAAGTGAAACTGGTTTCACCACTGCATGCTAGAGCCCTTCAGTGGGAAAATACAACTAACAGCTGCCACCTGCTGATCTAACTGAGAAACAAAGTGCAAGACTGGACCTCTAGTACACACATACCCTCATGTGAacatgtgcgtgcacacacacacacacacacacacacacacacacacacacacacacacacacacacactctcacttaGCTGCCCAACTGCAGAGGGAGTTTGGTGTGCTCTATCCCTGTATGAtccttcccattttacagatggcaaaactgaCTCACAGAGTGGGCATGTGATTTAACTAAGATCACCCAGAATGGGATAGAGCCTCAGGCCTCCTGGCGGCCAAGCATCTGCTTTCACCCATAGGCCCCCCTGCTTCCTTTCACAAGTGAATGAAAATGTCTCCTGATGTGGATTTTAGGCATTTCGCCGCACTTGTATAACCCACAGCATGCGTCAAACACCAGCTAACCCTAGGATGTAGCTCAACATCAGTAGCCTCCTTTTCAGAGACAGCAGGGCTGCctagagaattcagggggcctggggcagggccgggtcttcCGCAGCAAtacagcggcgggtccctcttggagggaaaggCCCGCCACCAAACGCatccgaagaatgaagcggtggcagTAGAGCAGCCTAAATGAcaccgatcgcggcttttttttttccccagccacttgcggtgcttgtactcaccggacGGTGCTccgaggcttcggcagcacttccgCGGTGGATCCTTTACTCGCTCCgagtcttccgctgcactgaaggacccgccgccagaGACCCGGAGTGACTAAAGGGCcctccgccgaagtgctgccaaaaacCTGGAGCGGCTCGTGGGGCCCCAGTgaggccagggcctggggcaaattgccccacttgccccctcccggTGGCCCTGAGAGACAGAACCATATCAGCAAGGCAAAACCCAATGTATTTTTACTGGCATTAAATGTATGCGACTTTGCATAAAATGCATAATCTGCATGGATTTATGTAGCTGAATACTGGGGTGCCGAGATGGGGTCTTATAACACTGGAAGCCGCCTGTCAAAGGAGCTCCCCTTCGGGACGGAGCCTACAGTGGTTTAAGGGCGATAGATGGTTGTCTTGGAATTATGGGCAGGTCTTTTTCCCTTTAAGAAGGCTCACGCTGGGAGCTCCTGCTGGAGAATTGGGACTCCGCCCCCCGGGAGCACAGGTGGGCTACAGCTAAGGTAGAGGTTACGTCTGGTTGaagattttccatcaaaactttgaaaaattgggttttccACCAAACACTTTTTCTGAACAAGTGCCTGTTTTCTACCaacaattttgatttttcattaaaaaaaagcctcCAAACACCTgacaaccaaaatatttcagtttggcgctgctgctgctgctgctgctgctgctgctgctgctgctgctgctgctgctgctgcaatgcctcatgggaattgtagttcggTTACCCCAaattcccattctcctctatgggccaggctccctggctgcactacatctcccacaatgcaccatggcTGTGGAGTCCCATGAGGCCTCTCCTTTCCAAGATTTTGAGGTTTGGCCGAAATTTTCAGTATTTGACGTTTCacctaaaaactgaaatttttacaggagggaaaaaaacatttttgagcAGTTCTGGCAGGTCCGGCCCAGCCTACAGGAAACACACCCATTTTCCAGGCAAGTCAAGGCCCTGACGCTCATGAGAAGTTGGCGCGAGAACCTTCCACGGTTGCCATGGTGGCAGATGGTGATCCATGGGTGAAGAAGGGATATAAAGGACTCCCCAGCAAGAGCTGCCTTTTTCATTTTGTATGTTGGCGCTGCTCCTTTTTCTTATTTGCTGCTCTGCACTGTGGTTCTAGTCATGATAACACCCAGGTCTCATCCAgcacatttcatttcaaagagcTTTACGAAGCAGGTCAACAGATTTAACACCATTTTACAGAcggagaaattgaggcacagagagcagaAGTAACGTGCcctaggtcacccagcaggccacagCTAGGAATAGAACTGACATCTCTAGTGCCCCAGTCCAGGGCTCTGGCCAATAGGCCACACTGCCGCCAAGACACCTGAGTTGCAGGCCGTGGTGTCTGTCAGGTTCGGGTGATGTGCCCTTGCTGTCCTGAAAGAGGATCCTGCTGGCTGAGCCCTGCTGAGCCTATCAAGCTGACCctacctcctgctccctgccccccagcctgaccCAAACAGCCATGAATACAggtgtccctgcctgccccagagaAGGTGCCACTGTACAACCAGCCCCCAGTATCTGCCCATAGCAGGCCACGtatctttcccttttctctcctcccctggctCTTTGCCGTCTGGCTGTCTGTACCTgctctttggggggagggggagattggaggtGTGGAGAGACGCAGGCGCACGTGCAGGGCGGGGCAAAGCGTGGGGCCCACTCAGGGCATGTCTCCACATAccagagctagctttgatctagctggcGTGGGTACCAACAGCGgcgaagctgcagcagcacaggtctCAGGGGCCCAGGCAGGCTTGGACAGCCCATGCTGTGTGGCTTTGCTGTTCCCATCCCTGAGCTAGCTGGGGTGCACCTACGGGTGCTGCAGTCACCCCCCtggattgcagtgtagacgtaacctGTGGGGGAATGGGATGAGATGAGAAAAGTGttccaggagggagggatggagaggctAGGCCTGGGGAAGCTGCAATTGGATTAATTTGCACAGATACTACTCCCATGGCGGGAGGGGGGATAAGACCGGGGCTCAGTTTATCCCTCTATAAATAATAAACCGCCTAGCACTTTACAGTCATCTGACAAAAGGAGTTCGCAAGCTCCCAAGCATTccggctttcttccttttccacACTTGGTTTTTCCAGCCAATAAATAGCCCCTTGCCCCCTACGTGCCCCTCAGCCTTCAAATACTTTGTTTCCCTTTTAGAATGTTTCCTGTTGCATTAGCAAAACCTGTAGGGTCTTAACAAGGGTTTGGAGATGAGAAAATCAATAGAAAACTTTAGAAGGGATGTGGGTGGATGGGAAGGTTTGGCTCAATTTGGACCAAGTGCAGTGAGTTTCAAATCAAGGCCCACTGGAAGGTGTAAATGGACTGTTGGCATCACACCTGGTCCATATAGGAATTTAGACCTCGGTGCTGCCTCCTCGAAAGGTATAAGACTCAGCTAATGGCTCAGAAAGCTGTGAGTAGCAGCATAGGTGGAGTAGTCTGGGAAGTGAGGCTGCCATGATGTTTTGGGTCCTTTGTGGCCTATTTTTTCTgagtgggggggttcagggtggCTTTAGGAATGGGGGGGCTCTTTGGGATATTAGCTGGCTGACCTGTGGGCAGAGAAGCTTGGTGTTCAGCCTGTTCCCAAACCAGACTGAGATGGCTCCCCTTGTGCTGAGAGCTCTGGGTAAGTTGAGCAAAGCTAAAATCCTTTGGTCTCTCTAAGGTGTTGCTGGGATTCTGGGAGGCAGTATCCCCTAGCAGGTGAAGCTGAGGAGGTAGGGTGGGGGGTAGTATCTGACTACAAGTAACTTCCTGGGGTGTTGTCTGCTTGCCTCCAATGATAGTACAAAGTCAATGCATATTGACTGTCTCCAAAGCTCTAAGCTGCTTGGATAAAAGGTGCTAGACCAGGGAATACCTTGGGAGCAATTGGCCCAGTTAGTTAACAGAAACTGGCAAGTGTCTGAAAGGGTTTTTTACCTATAACTGCTGGTGCACTAAACTAATCCAGTAATGCATATGAACATAAGCTATACTGGGTTGGCCTGAagatccatcttgcccagtatcctgtcacctgatagtggccagtgccaggtgccccagagagcatgaacagaacagggaatcatctggtgacccatcccctgtctctGCTGGAGACCTGGCTCTGGAGTGAGGTGCATTGGATGCTGAATGACTTGGCTAATGTTATACCTCAGTTACAGCTGTAGGGGAAGAAGTATCCCAAAAATGGAGGATAAATGCCAAGCTGCTGAGGTGGTGCAAAGAGGTGGGGGAGTCCCCTTTGTGAGGCTAAAGGAGAGGAAATGGAGTGAAACTTGCCCTAAATCATGTGGGCTGGCCCATGGCATCGGCCTGTCTTTGAACAGTCTGTGCCCTGTAAGGCAGGCTCCTACTCCATCCCCACTGCTGACCTTAACTGGCAGTGCTTCAAAAGTCCTGGTGGTGGAAGGGAGGGGTCAGCGGTGTGACTCTTCTGCAGAGCCTCCCTGCTCAGGGTCTGGCAATGGGGGAGGCAGCAGATCTGGGACTACAAGGAACAGGGCTGAAGGTGCTTCATCTGATGCCCCTCTTGGCCTCCAGATGCAGACGGCAGGTCCCATGCTCTGCAGAGCAACCCTGCCTGCGGGACGCGTGTCGAGCAGCAAGCCAATGGCTCCATGGTGGTTGAGGCGTTCTATACTGGGTGTTATGTCAACGAGAGGGTAAGGCCCTGTCTGGGACCACCCCCAGCATGAATGGGATGGGTAGCAGTGCTCATGAAGGGGGTGTGAGGAGACCATGCTGGATCTGTCTGCAAGGGCCTAGCCATTAGTGCATGAAGCTGGGAGTCAGAGATCTGAGTTCTAAACCTGTCCCTGCCACTAACTTCCCATGTGCAGCAAGTCTCTTCAcatctgtgcctccatttccacaTGTCCAAGCCTGCTTCTGAGCTTCATGGAGGCTGTGAGGCATGGCTAGGGTCCACATACCATCCTGAGAGCCTAGGCTGACCAGCGCTGTGAACAACATGTGGCATTActagttggggggggggagggtggagacTTGACACATGTTTGCTCTActccttccccacctctgccTTGGAAACAATTGCACTGACCTGGCTTCCatccctgcagctgggagctagTGATCAGAGTGATGTCACTGCTGCTGGCTTCTCATCCCCTGGATCTGTGGCTCTGGCCAGCAGTCCCTCTGCTGGCCCAGCTCAGAGGTGGAGTCCCCCATGCAGAGGGAGAGCTTGGCCGCAGGAAGGCAGATGACCCCATCTGTACTGGAAGGCCTGAAATCTTCCaccttttttcttctctcccagtAAAGCTGGCTCCTGGCTCTGTCCCTCAGTTAaactggctcagggcagggccggctctaggcaccagcgttccaagcacgtgcttggggtggcccttTCCAAGGGGAAGCTCTGGCTTGGTtttgcttggggtagcaaaaaacctggagccagccctggctcagggcctgACTGTGCGGGGCATGGTCTGGCCTAGCAGCTAGTTCAGGGAGTGGAAGTCAAATCTTGGTTTCTTGTCTGTGTTCTGCCACTGAGATCCTAAACCCATCCAGGCCAACTGGTGCTAGGGTCTGACACAGGCTAGTGCTGATGGTGCCATGTTCGCCCTTGAGGGGCCAGAGGCAGAATATCAAGGCTGGAGGAAGGGTGATATTTGCTCTATAGGACTCCCAGCTGCCTGCTTGTCCCCTGTTGGGCCTGACTTGTGGGTCCAGGTGCCCACCCAAGGCATGGGCTGGAGTGGTTGTGAATCCTGCTGTCCCCCCTAAATCATTCAGGCCCCCTGGCTCTCCTGGAGCACATGGTGCTGGGGAGGGACTCTAGGTGGCTTGCACCATCACTGGTGCAATCTCTGCTTCCTGCCTAGGATGGCAGCTTTGTGATGACAGTCCAGATCGAAGGCCCTGTGGCTTCCTACAAGGAGGAGCTGAGGTGCCCAAACCACCTTCTAGGTAAGGGGCTCTGTGCCCAGGCTGGGGATGGGACAGGGATATTCCTGAATGATGCTGCTTGGTGTAGCTGGAGGTCTTGTCTCTGGGGATACTGGACCAGCTGCCTGGAATTGGCCACCTCCCTGAGGAGGGACTTGGCTGTGGGAGATGCTGTTTCCTGCTCCCACCTTTGGGTCGATAACTGGGGGTTCAGGCACTGATCAACTTATACATGGCTGAAGAGAAGCAGAAGCTCCAGCCCCTGGTGGTGCAGGAGGAGGCCCTGCCTTGTCTGGTTCCCAGGTCTCTCTCAGCCACCCAGTGGGGCTTCCTCTGACCATGGACAGGGTGTGGTTGCAGGGGGGACTGTCTGAGCAAGCACTGTGTCTTGCCTCTCTCTGTAGCCGGGGATGCCCCAAGCCCTAGCATGTGCTCTGCTGTCCAGTCCTCAGCTCGGCTGTCGTGTGCTGCCCCACCCATTGCACAAGGCAACTGCGAAGAGCTGGGCTGCTGCTACCAGCCCGGTGACAGGCTGACTCCCTGCTACTATGGCAACAAGGGTGAGCAAGGGCTTTCCTctgctgtggggagctgctggggcatcTCCATGGCAGGCAAATACTGGGGGTTGTCTGGGAGGAAGAACCCTGTTGGGGCTTAGGGACCAGGGCCCCAGTGGGCTTTAGGACCCGGTGATGGAGTCTGTCCCTCTGAGGCCAGGCCTGTCCTGTCACACTCATCCCAGTGACTGTCAGGGGGCAGGACTAGTTCTAGCtggtctcctcctcccctttctaGAGGCGCCTGCTTCatggtgggggtgggcaggggtccCCCAGCAAATGGCTCCAGCAGaggctgcagctccctgctgaggTACCGATGGCTCTTCCCCAGTGACCACCCAGTGCACCCCAGATGGCCAGTTCTCAGTTGCAATCTCAAGGGATGTGACGGTGCCACCCCTGGACCTGAGCTCTGTGCACCTGGTCAGTGCTCACAGCAGCAGATGTGCCCCGGTGTCTAGGAATGCAGCCTTTGTTGTGTATCGCTTCCCACTCTCAGCCTGCGGAACCACTGTCCAGGTAAAGGAGGCACCAGTCAGTCCACCCGCTCTGGGCAAGGCACTTCCCATCACTCTCTGAGCTACCTGATCGTCCTTGAGGttatgggggaggagagggagtgtCAGAGTCACCATGAGGCTGTATCTGATCTGTCCTGAGACTCTCACTTGCCCCTTGTAGCCTGGGGTTCTGAGCCTACAGGTTGTCCAAGGTTTGGGCACCACAGCTCTGCTAATGGAAAGTGCCATGTAAGTGGTTCATGGAAAGGCCAAATAGCCTTGGAGCTAAAGGGACCTTTGGGCAGGAAAAGAGGGGACATGGCACCCATTGATCTGGTTGGGTCCCTACATAGAACAAGCTTAGTGTCTGGTAGCTGTGCTACCGACTGGCCAGGAAAACAGCCTGTTCAGTGCAGCTGGTAGTCTAGTGGTATGTGAACACTCGGGGTGTACTAGTCCTGGAATGCCATCTGAGATTTAGGGGGTGGGCTGGTATATTGACCAGTTTCTGGTCAACTTGAGAACATGAGTGAAGTTGGCCTGGGCCTCTCCTATGCAGACTGGCTCAAGTCACTTTCTCAAGACCTGACTCCTGCAAAAgacgggtgggggagggcacagcCTGGGCCATTAGATCTTGGACCTGTTGGCTGTGGAGGGCTGAGCTGGCTACCACATGTGAATTCTCCCTTGCACAAGGCCTTTCTGGTGCCTCCAgcctctcttctcctcttccccttgcAGACATCTGGAGACCAGAGGGTGTATGAGAATGAGCTGGTAGCAGATCGCCAAGTGCTCACATCCCGTTTCGGCTCCATCACTCGGGACAGCACCTTCAGGTAACAGGCCTGGCAAAGCTTGGAGGTCTCTGCTGGAAAGGGAGGGGTCCCCTTGTCAGCCAAGCAGAGTTTGAGTGTCTCTCCTAGGAGAGAACCTCCCCTTCAAGGAGGACTAGGGGATGAGCACTGGCTCTTCATCAACCCACTGCTGAGCTCCCTGCCTGGATCACCTCCTGCTGggggaggtcacctgatctcccCCAGAATTAAAGGAATGGATGGGGGGAGGCACTAACCACTCGCTGACAAGGTCTCATCTCACCCTGTCATCTGAGCATGCTTTCTGGGAGTCCAGAGGTGACCAGCTGTCTGGCCTCTTTCCCCACCCAGGCTGACCATCCGCTGCAGCTACTCAGCTGAGGACTTCCTCCCTGTGAACATTGTGGTCTCCACCCTTCCTCCACCGCCACCCGCGGTCGGGCAGGGACCCCTAGCCTTGGAGATGAGGATTGCTACAGGTGACTGCACATAGGCCTGCGAAGCACTTGAGATGCTTCTGAAACATTTAAGTGTCTGGCCCACTTCCATGCCTGGcttgccccagaggggtgatatgAACCCTTGGGCTGCTGAGTGGATCATTGttccttggggtgggggtggggctctgctCCCACAGCAACTGTAtccactgggaggggaggaaatcTAGCCAGGCTTGGCCATGACCTAGCCTGGATGGTCtcctggcacagctgtactggtcTCTGGCCCTTCAAGGTGATCACTATTTGAAATGACTTTCCTGGTCTGCCTCCCAGTGTCCCAGCTAGGCCAGGAAGGGGTGACTCTGCCCCAGCACTTGCCCTGCAAAGCCCCCTATGAAATCAGTGATCCTGCCAGGGTCAGTGCAGGACTTGGTCATCTCATTTGATTCTTGCTGCAGATGAGCATTACAGCACCTACTACACAGACCATGAGTACCCAGTGGTGAAGCTTCTCCGGAACCCTGTGCACATCGAGGTCCGCATCCTCCAGAGAACGGACCCGGGCCTGGTTCTGATCCTGCACCAGTGctgggccaccccaagcaccaaccccctgcagcagccagagtggCCGATCCTTGTGGATGGGTGAGCGTGAgtgggtggggatgggaggggggcagTGACTGCCAGATAAGATGCCTCAACCCATCACTGCTTGTGACCTTTCAGATGCCCTTATGAAGGTGACAACTACCAGACCCAGCTGGCGCCTGTGGGTGAGGCCTCAGGGTTGCAGTTCCCATCTCACCATCAGCGCTTTATTGTCAGCACTTTCACCTTTGTGGCTGTCACCTCCCAGCGAGCGCTCTCAGGCCCGGTATGGCTCCACTCCCCAGAAGGGATTAGTCCTGGGACTTCCCCTAGCCAAGATGGTGGGTCAGGGATCCTCCCACAAATGAAGCAGAGACTGACCTGAAGCTGCTTTGCAACCTCCTAATGCAATTCCCACCCTCTTCTCATAGCTGGGTGGGGAGCACCTGAGTGGACAAAAGACCCTAATCTACCCTATGTAG
The sequence above is a segment of the Gopherus evgoodei ecotype Sinaloan lineage chromosome 22, rGopEvg1_v1.p, whole genome shotgun sequence genome. Coding sequences within it:
- the LOC115638796 gene encoding zona pellucida sperm-binding protein 4-like, with the translated sequence MEDKCQAAEVVQRDADGRSHALQSNPACGTRVEQQANGSMVVEAFYTGCYVNERDGSFVMTVQIEGPVASYKEELRCPNHLLAGDAPSPSMCSAVQSSARLSCAAPPIAQGNCEELGCCYQPGDRLTPCYYGNKVTTQCTPDGQFSVAISRDVTVPPLDLSSVHLVSAHSSRCAPVSRNAAFVVYRFPLSACGTTVQTSGDQRVYENELVADRQVLTSRFGSITRDSTFRLTIRCSYSAEDFLPVNIVVSTLPPPPPAVGQGPLALEMRIATDEHYSTYYTDHEYPVVKLLRNPVHIEVRILQRTDPGLVLILHQCWATPSTNPLQQPEWPILVDGCPYEGDNYQTQLAPVGEASGLQFPSHHQRFIVSTFTFVAVTSQRALSGPVYFHCSASACLPSGLERCVVQCPTNLQGRTRRASQSQTWGKEPLSLVTAEGPVDFRAGQEAEEDLAQEGSHGLRPLVEWGEVLVPLAGAVAAVAVAVMVALGLRKHWGRRGRANGTTSA